The Deinobacterium chartae genome contains a region encoding:
- a CDS encoding MOSC domain-containing protein: MPGVTVTLADLLRSLPLEGRLEWIGLRPARRAALIEVGEALAVAGLGLEGDHGLRRPARLRALTGPANEPPTSATAPVLEGPSAGAQALAGPGKRNVTLIQAEHLPVIAALLGREQVTPDELRRNLVVSGINLLALKDRRFWVGEVLLEGTGACHPCSRMEEALGPGGYNAVRGHGGLTARVVRGGTLRLGDPVRPAG, from the coding sequence ATGCCGGGTGTGACCGTGACCCTGGCTGATCTGCTGCGCTCCTTGCCGCTCGAAGGCCGCCTCGAGTGGATCGGGCTGCGGCCCGCGCGCCGGGCCGCACTCATCGAGGTCGGCGAGGCGCTGGCCGTGGCCGGGCTGGGGCTCGAAGGGGACCACGGGCTGCGCCGCCCGGCGCGCCTGAGGGCCCTGACGGGCCCTGCAAACGAACCCCCGACTTCCGCTACCGCCCCGGTCCTCGAGGGGCCTTCCGCGGGCGCACAGGCGCTGGCCGGGCCGGGCAAGCGCAACGTCACCCTGATCCAGGCCGAGCACCTGCCGGTGATCGCCGCTCTGCTGGGCAGGGAGCAGGTGACGCCCGATGAGCTGCGCCGCAACCTGGTGGTGTCCGGCATCAATCTGCTCGCCTTGAAGGACCGCCGGTTCTGGGTCGGCGAGGTGCTGCTCGAGGGAACCGGGGCCTGCCACCCGTGCTCGCGCATGGAGGAGGCGCTGGGACCGGGCGGGTACAACGCGGTGCGCGGCCACGGTGGCCTGACCGCGCGGGTTGTGCGCGGCGGTACCCTGCGGCTGGGTGATCCGGTGAGGCCCGCCGGGTGA